In Arthrobacter sp. CDRTa11, one DNA window encodes the following:
- a CDS encoding carbohydrate ABC transporter permease: MTLTSIRSKATGPEEDTPKMEPKASRQKRRLQRKAEAAADSTELSGKRGGSRLTVIIGLVLFALYSIGPAWWLIVSSTKTKEDLYTTDAMWFANFSLFDNLSSLFTYQDGIFGVWMWNSTLYAFAGSIGHTLVSLAAGYGLAMYSFRGKGTTMGFIIGSFLIPGALLTIPSYLLFVQMGLYDTIWAMIIPAFFSPFAVYLAKIYAEGAVPSELLEAARIDGAGEYRIFFQIAFRLLTTAGATIFLLHFVGSWNAFFGPMVFLRGADKWPVMLGLYSWLQRGTDSTVDLTGMVITGSLVATIPMVILMVAMQRYWRSGVAMGSLK; the protein is encoded by the coding sequence ATGACCCTCACTTCAATCCGCTCCAAGGCAACCGGCCCTGAAGAAGACACCCCAAAGATGGAACCCAAGGCCAGCCGCCAAAAACGGCGGCTGCAAAGAAAAGCAGAAGCGGCCGCTGACTCCACCGAACTGTCGGGCAAGCGTGGAGGTTCCCGTCTTACTGTCATCATCGGCCTGGTGCTGTTCGCCTTATATTCCATAGGTCCCGCATGGTGGCTGATTGTTTCGTCAACCAAGACAAAAGAAGACCTGTACACCACTGACGCCATGTGGTTCGCCAACTTCAGCCTGTTCGACAACCTGTCCTCCCTCTTCACCTATCAGGACGGCATCTTCGGAGTCTGGATGTGGAACTCCACCCTCTATGCGTTTGCCGGTTCCATCGGCCATACCCTGGTCTCCCTGGCTGCGGGGTATGGGCTGGCCATGTACTCCTTCCGGGGCAAGGGCACCACCATGGGCTTTATCATCGGCTCGTTCCTGATTCCCGGCGCCCTGCTGACCATTCCGTCCTACCTGCTCTTTGTGCAGATGGGCCTCTACGACACCATCTGGGCCATGATCATCCCCGCATTCTTCAGCCCGTTTGCGGTGTATCTGGCCAAGATCTACGCCGAGGGTGCTGTTCCGAGTGAGCTTCTGGAAGCGGCCCGGATTGACGGGGCAGGCGAATACCGGATCTTCTTCCAGATTGCGTTCCGCCTGCTGACCACAGCCGGCGCCACCATCTTCCTCCTGCACTTCGTGGGCTCCTGGAATGCTTTCTTCGGTCCCATGGTGTTCCTGCGCGGAGCGGACAAATGGCCCGTGATGCTGGGGCTGTATTCCTGGCTGCAGCGTGGCACCGACTCCACGGTGGACCTCACGGGGATGGTCATTACCGGCTCCTTGGTGGCCACGATTCCCATGGTGATCCTGATGGTGGCCATGCAGCG